Sequence from the Rutidosis leptorrhynchoides isolate AG116_Rl617_1_P2 chromosome 3, CSIRO_AGI_Rlap_v1, whole genome shotgun sequence genome:
ATCATTTAAGATTCTAATCAGCAGTTGATCTCCCTAATTACACTAATGACCTTAATTTGAATTGAATAATTACGTAGTTTTCATATAAATAAATTGACTTGGACTTCTTATAGGCAGTTACCAGTACAATTTTCATATAATGAACGTACCTTCACATTTCTTCTTCACACACATAGTTTTCTCACACACACATGTTCATTATTTCGCACTTCAACAATTGTTCAACATCGATCGATTAATTCAATCAGGAAACAATAATTAGGGTTCGTCGATTCGTCAGGGTGCTATTTTATGATTGAATTTTGGTGTTGGTGGCATGACAAGTTTTTTTTAGGAGTTTAGGTCAGACAGTAGGCTGTTGTTATTGCCATGGGCTAATGGGTTGTTTGCAATTCCATTTATATgtatgcttttgtttcttgcacttgctTCATATGAATAAGAGAACTTTTTGACttgaattgttttttttttttttagttgtgTAGTTGATTGAAAGCAGGGGTTAAATTACTCTATGCTTTAGTTTGGTATTAAAAATGTGCTTCTTACTTCCGAGAAGAATACAGTGTTATAATTTTATGATTGATAATTGCATGACAAATGTTCAGAAACTTGCTATGCAACATACTTATGTATAAGGGTGCTGCAGAATGGACCAACAAACAAAAGTGTCACCAATCTCGACTCTGCAACCAGGAGACTGGCTCAAAACAATCGAAGCAGTGGTATATAGGCGTTGGATAGCCAAAAGACCAAATATTCAAAATCCAAATGGATACAGCTGCATTCTCCTCGACACATATGTAAGTAAAATTACATATGAAAATACTCAGGTTACCAAAATACAGTAAAGATTAACTATGGCGTATTTGTATAACTTCGGTTAATAGGTTTAATGTTTTGTTAACAAGTCTAGAAATAAAATTGGTTTTTGTATGTTGTTTTATGATGCTTGTATATGCCAGGGAAATAATTTGAAAATGTGATCTAAGTTTATGTTAGATAAATCATCATTGTTTTATTTTACTTATACTTTATTAACATGCTGATATTCTCTTATAAGTTTATAACTGATTGTTTTTTAACGCTATTATATATGGCTAACATATACCATAAAAAAAGAGCTGTTATAAACAAACATGAAAATGAGTAGTATGGTTTTTTAATAAATTCGTCAACAAATTACAGGGAAACGCTATCCAAGACAACACCAACTACAAGGACAAAGACCATTTTGAAAGAATGTTGCAGCCAAGCATACAGAATTTCAAACTTCATATGCAAACCCACAAAAAAATGGGACGAAACTATCTCAACTCAACGTCTCTGATATTCGGGTTGCAAACAGAATTCGAAAGCATACCAGCAAAAGGATACCTACAACACTACTTCGAATTCGAATCCTTCAACCAAGTGAAAGCCTACACGATAACAGGTAACGCTATAACTATCTAGATACTGCACATCTCAGTAAAATAATTAGACAATATGACTTTTTGCGATCTTCCAAAAAATTCACAAGTTGATTACCTTTTACATGCCTCCATATATGTTTAGCAGATATTACAAAAACATATTTCCCATTTGCAGTGTCTTTATTACCATAATGATAAATTATATAGCTACTTGCTCTTTtccatttgttgcgggacttgattAGCTTTGTTATGTCAGATAAGCAAAGAGGCATGTATTTCGAATCAATTTCCATTCTTAAAGATTAATGAGTTGTTATGTATGTTAATGTATTATTATGATTTTGTTGAAACATGTTTTGATTAGTTCAAGCTCTGATTTTGCAAGAAGTTTTGTTAAGATCTTATTCCCTCATAATTCATTTCTTAAGCCTCATATTTAAATAAACATTATTTATGTATGTTTTCTGATGTTGCTTTTCTACATATGTTTCAGATACTTGATAAtcctagattgaagatggaggtcaGTGCattttattaaaatattctttctacCTCATAATTTTCATATGTTTTAGAAAAGAAATAAAATAAGATATTATTTTTTCTGATTCATTGTTTTCACTGGAAGTAGAAAGAGCAATTTTATAGAACATGTAATGACGTACTACTCATGAAAAATCAGTTCAGATCATGGGGGATGTTATTTCAACCTAAGGTACATAGCTCAAGCTGCTACATAATTTAATGCTTTTATATATTTGACAATAAAACTTAAATAGTTATCCAATTTTCAAATGTTGGtcgttttggtgtcaaattgggtaatGGTTGGTTTATACATGCTTATTATGCTGTACTAAGTGTGTTGGCAAATTCTGGTGTCTTAAAAAGGATTTTTAGATGTATTTTCGTTAAGGATTGATTTTAACGCGTTTGTGTAATTTTGAGAATTTGACGTTACCATCACATTTAGAATCTGATTT
This genomic interval carries:
- the LOC139897435 gene encoding uncharacterized protein; the protein is MDQQTKVSPISTLQPGDWLKTIEAVVYRRWIAKRPNIQNPNGYSCILLDTYGNAIQDNTNYKDKDHFERMLQPSIQNFKLHMQTHKKMGRNYLNSTSLIFGLQTEFESIPAKGYLQHYFEFESFNQVKAYTITDT